A genomic region of Selenomonadales bacterium contains the following coding sequences:
- a CDS encoding recombinase family protein, giving the protein MGRKITKIEPTAQMPTRRRVAAYARVSCGKDEMLHSLAAQVSFYSNLIQSKPEWEYVGVYADEAETGTKGSRPEFQRLLADCRAGRIDLVLTKSISRFARNTVTLLETVRELKTLSVGVFFEEQNLHSLSNDGELMLTILASYAQEESRSVSENRKWRIRKDFNEGRPASNIRIYGFDYKDGKLTVIPEEAEVVRMIFADYLSGLGKNAIMKKLVRLGVPTKCGGRWSESTVGSILGNEKFIGDMCLQKAFVADHITKRQKQNNGELPKYYVEGSHEAIIDRETFNSVQVEMARRAAKANHPRKLTFSEFSRVITCGRCGAKFRKKMNGVGTKYAKASWACATYTYRGKHECAAKRIPEDILKEKCAEALGLEKYDDAAFAARVASITVPDDGVLAFAFKDGSARTVIWENRSRRESWTDEMKQAAREKALKGGG; this is encoded by the coding sequence ATGGGCAGAAAGATAACGAAAATTGAACCTACGGCGCAGATGCCAACCAGACGACGGGTCGCGGCGTATGCCCGCGTTTCCTGCGGGAAGGACGAAATGCTCCACTCCCTGGCGGCTCAGGTCAGCTTTTACAGCAACCTGATACAAAGCAAGCCGGAATGGGAGTATGTCGGCGTGTACGCCGACGAAGCGGAAACCGGCACAAAGGGCAGCAGGCCGGAATTTCAGCGGCTGCTTGCCGACTGCCGGGCAGGGCGTATCGACCTCGTCCTCACAAAGTCAATCAGCCGCTTTGCGAGGAATACCGTGACCTTGCTCGAAACTGTCCGAGAACTCAAAACCTTAAGCGTCGGCGTGTTTTTTGAGGAGCAGAACCTGCACTCGCTCTCAAACGACGGGGAGTTAATGCTCACCATCCTCGCAAGCTACGCACAGGAAGAAAGCCGCTCGGTCAGCGAAAACCGTAAGTGGCGTATCCGCAAGGACTTTAATGAGGGCAGGCCCGCGAGCAACATCCGCATTTACGGCTTCGACTACAAGGACGGCAAACTGACCGTCATTCCGGAGGAAGCCGAGGTGGTGCGGATGATATTTGCCGACTACCTTTCGGGGCTTGGCAAGAACGCCATTATGAAGAAGCTGGTCAGGCTCGGAGTGCCGACGAAATGCGGCGGCCGATGGTCGGAAAGCACGGTGGGCTCTATCCTCGGAAACGAAAAATTCATCGGCGATATGTGCCTGCAAAAGGCGTTCGTCGCCGATCACATCACCAAGCGCCAGAAGCAAAACAACGGCGAGCTGCCGAAATACTACGTCGAAGGTTCTCACGAGGCGATTATCGACAGGGAGACTTTCAATTCAGTACAGGTTGAAATGGCACGGCGGGCGGCAAAGGCGAACCACCCCCGTAAGCTTACTTTCAGTGAATTTTCGCGGGTTATCACCTGCGGCCGGTGCGGGGCGAAATTCCGCAAGAAGATGAACGGCGTCGGCACGAAGTACGCCAAGGCATCGTGGGCTTGCGCTACCTACACCTATCGCGGCAAGCACGAGTGCGCAGCCAAGCGGATACCCGAAGATATCCTCAAAGAGAAATGCGCCGAGGCCCTGGGGCTTGAAAAGTATGACGACGCCGCGTTTGCGGCCAGGGTCGCCTCGATAACCGTTCCGGACGACGGCGTTCTGGCGTTTGCCTTTAAGGACGGCTCGGCGCGGACGGTCATTTGGGAGAACCGCTCCCGCCGCGAAAGCTGGACGGACGAGATGAAGCAAGCCGCCCGTGAAAAGGCCTTGAAGGGAGGCGGCTAG
- a CDS encoding helix-turn-helix domain-containing protein has product MTNTQKQRIAYLRGKGDSYAAIADALGISENTVKSYCRRSNIGIGEKAEQAATMDACANCGRPLEHTPGAKRKRFCSDKCRMVWWKAHPEAVNRKAVYRFACPACGAEFESYGNAHRKYCSRACFGAARRASV; this is encoded by the coding sequence ATGACCAACACGCAAAAACAACGAATCGCGTATTTGCGCGGCAAAGGCGACAGCTACGCCGCTATCGCCGACGCGCTCGGCATATCCGAAAACACCGTCAAGTCCTACTGCCGCCGGAGCAATATCGGCATCGGTGAGAAAGCCGAACAAGCCGCCACTATGGACGCTTGCGCCAACTGCGGCCGCCCCCTGGAACATACGCCGGGGGCGAAGCGGAAGCGCTTCTGCTCCGACAAATGCCGTATGGTGTGGTGGAAGGCCCACCCCGAAGCCGTAAACCGCAAGGCAGTCTACCGTTTCGCCTGCCCGGCCTGCGGAGCGGAGTTCGAAAGCTATGGCAACGCCCACCGCAAATACTGCTCCAGAGCTTGTTTCGGAGCGGCGAGGAGGGCTTCCGTATGA
- a CDS encoding N-acetylmuramoyl-L-alanine amidase: MNLRTLILTNNACYKAGRTITPRGIMVHSTGANNPWLRRYVGPDDGLLGRNRHNNHWNQDRPDGRSVCVHAFIGRLADGSIATYQTLPWNHRGWHCGRGVRGSGNDTHISFEICEDNLTDAAYFNAVYKEAAELCAFLCKEYTFDPMADGVIIGHYEGHRRGIASNHADPGHWFPRHGKSMDTFRAEVKRLLTSGETPKPPAPAPTEPKKLYRVQVGAFSSKANADAMLAKVKAAGFVDAYIKTE, translated from the coding sequence ATGAACCTGCGCACGTTAATTCTCACCAACAACGCCTGCTACAAAGCGGGCAGGACAATTACGCCAAGAGGCATCATGGTTCATTCCACCGGCGCGAACAACCCGTGGCTGCGGCGTTATGTCGGCCCGGACGACGGGCTGCTGGGGAGGAACCGGCACAACAACCACTGGAATCAGGACAGGCCGGATGGAAGAAGTGTCTGCGTACATGCCTTTATCGGGAGGCTTGCCGACGGCTCGATTGCCACTTACCAAACGCTGCCGTGGAACCATCGCGGCTGGCACTGCGGCAGGGGCGTGAGAGGCTCCGGCAACGACACGCACATCTCATTTGAGATCTGCGAGGATAACCTGACCGACGCCGCCTATTTCAACGCCGTGTACAAGGAAGCCGCTGAACTGTGCGCTTTCCTCTGCAAGGAATACACCTTTGATCCAATGGCTGACGGCGTTATCATCGGGCATTATGAAGGGCATAGGCGTGGCATCGCTTCAAACCACGCAGACCCCGGTCACTGGTTTCCAAGGCACGGGAAGTCGATGGACACCTTCCGCGCCGAGGTCAAGCGGCTGCTCACGTCGGGTGAAACGCCGAAACCACCCGCGCCAGCGCCCACCGAGCCGAAAAAGCTGTACCGCGTTCAGGTCGGGGCGTTCAGCTCCAAGGCAAATGCCGACGCCATGCTCGCCAAGGTAAAGGCGGCGGGGTTTGTCGACGCTTACATCAAAACCGAATAA
- a CDS encoding phage holin family protein, producing the protein MKVFWNWVQAAFTAIGGFLGWFLGGLDGFLYALIAFVAIDYLTGVMRAVMEKKLSSEIGARGIFKKVLIFVLVGVGHIVDSQVIGNGGAIRTAVIFFYLSNEGISILENAAHVGLPIPEKLKTILGQLGSRDDEGADK; encoded by the coding sequence ATGAAAGTATTCTGGAACTGGGTACAGGCGGCCTTTACCGCCATCGGCGGCTTTCTCGGCTGGTTTTTAGGCGGGCTGGACGGATTTCTCTATGCCTTAATCGCCTTTGTGGCCATCGACTATCTGACCGGCGTGATGCGTGCCGTCATGGAGAAGAAACTATCCAGCGAGATCGGCGCCAGGGGCATCTTTAAAAAGGTGCTCATCTTTGTGCTGGTGGGCGTGGGGCATATCGTCGACAGTCAGGTGATTGGCAACGGCGGCGCGATCCGGACGGCGGTAATTTTCTTTTATTTGAGCAACGAAGGCATTTCCATCCTGGAGAACGCCGCGCATGTGGGGCTGCCTATCCCCGAGAAACTTAAGACGATTTTGGGACAGCTGGGCTCCCGCGATGACGAGGGGGCAGACAAATGA
- a CDS encoding phage tail protein — protein sequence MYNSGRRYNTGPLYNRILLPWHPVPWYDRLGFAVPVVVNKQMEPVALLHDAYEIIVHQTLGSEDRLEFKLPVKPGAEALETGMMLDLAGSVYRAMVLANEEDDSGARYWQVEAWALWYDLLKAPDAPAREWENAVAADVLAYLLSGTGWQAGDAPASSVRPFVFRGGCNRLEALREMERLFQVELGFQTKQKTVSLRDAAGEERNVFFLRGKNLRRAQEERNVIEQATRVYPRGRGGLTIATVNSGIPYLEVESGYDPPPSAVLVAEEFTDPNQLKEYAQAFLSAVSQAQVSYECGIVDLSALPGYEGEKVSLGDVVTVYDEDSGIYVKTRVVRMRYFVEEPWRSEIELAAVRKDLSETLSQVKHSVALFDTADMVDKKDIEQLSVFNLLLNSRAESGTAYWINDGWTVDGTKGYSGGASFKAVGALGVSKTLTQTVHPAHRDSYVLSLRAALENVQLGPNGRVGVEVIIHYEDGSSETRFVSLVLE from the coding sequence GTGTATAACAGCGGCAGGCGGTATAACACAGGGCCTCTTTACAACCGCATCCTTCTCCCCTGGCACCCGGTTCCCTGGTATGACCGGCTGGGCTTCGCCGTGCCTGTCGTCGTCAACAAGCAGATGGAGCCGGTCGCCCTCCTGCACGACGCCTATGAGATCATCGTGCACCAGACCCTGGGCAGCGAAGACCGGCTGGAGTTCAAGCTGCCGGTAAAGCCCGGCGCGGAAGCTTTGGAGACCGGCATGATGCTTGACCTGGCGGGGAGCGTTTACCGGGCGATGGTGCTCGCCAACGAGGAGGACGACTCGGGGGCCAGGTACTGGCAGGTTGAAGCCTGGGCGCTGTGGTACGATTTGCTGAAAGCTCCGGACGCGCCCGCGCGGGAATGGGAAAACGCCGTAGCGGCGGATGTGCTTGCCTACCTTTTATCAGGCACGGGCTGGCAGGCGGGGGACGCTCCTGCCTCCTCCGTCCGGCCCTTCGTTTTCCGGGGCGGCTGCAACCGCCTGGAAGCGCTGCGGGAGATGGAGCGCCTCTTTCAAGTGGAGCTGGGTTTTCAGACAAAACAAAAAACGGTGTCCCTGCGGGACGCCGCGGGGGAAGAACGCAACGTTTTCTTTTTAAGGGGGAAAAACCTGCGCCGGGCCCAGGAGGAAAGAAACGTAATCGAGCAGGCGACCAGGGTTTATCCCCGGGGCAGGGGCGGCCTGACTATCGCCACGGTGAACAGCGGCATCCCCTATCTGGAGGTGGAGAGCGGCTACGATCCCCCTCCTTCTGCAGTCCTTGTCGCAGAGGAATTCACCGACCCCAACCAACTGAAAGAATATGCCCAGGCGTTTCTCTCCGCCGTCAGCCAGGCGCAGGTAAGCTATGAGTGCGGTATTGTCGACCTCTCCGCCCTGCCGGGTTATGAGGGGGAAAAGGTCAGCCTGGGCGATGTGGTGACGGTTTACGACGAGGATTCCGGCATTTATGTCAAGACAAGGGTCGTGCGCATGCGCTATTTTGTGGAGGAGCCCTGGCGGAGCGAAATCGAGCTGGCCGCTGTCCGCAAAGACCTCTCGGAGACGCTCAGCCAGGTTAAGCACTCCGTGGCTTTGTTTGATACGGCGGATATGGTGGACAAAAAAGACATCGAGCAGCTCTCCGTCTTTAACCTGCTCCTAAACTCCCGGGCGGAGAGCGGTACCGCATACTGGATAAACGACGGCTGGACGGTGGATGGCACAAAGGGCTATTCAGGCGGCGCGTCTTTTAAAGCTGTGGGCGCGCTGGGCGTATCCAAGACGCTGACGCAGACCGTGCATCCCGCCCACCGGGACAGCTATGTGTTAAGCCTGCGGGCGGCCTTGGAAAATGTCCAGCTGGGGCCAAACGGCAGGGTCGGGGTTGAGGTGATCATCCATTACGAGGACGGCAGCAGCGAAACGCGGTTTGTTTCCCTGGTCCTTGAGTAA